The Oncorhynchus nerka isolate Pitt River linkage group LG24, Oner_Uvic_2.0, whole genome shotgun sequence genome has a window encoding:
- the LOC115108158 gene encoding growth arrest and DNA damage-inducible protein GADD45 beta-like, giving the protein MTLEELVGCNITEKKMETVNQALEELLVAAQQQDCLTVGVYESAKLMNVDPDSVVLCVLATDEDVIPLQIHFTLIQAFCCDNDINILRVSGMRRLAQVLGEPSTADSNGNEPNDLHCILVTNTQCQSLKCQALQDVGNYCEESRCKNQWVPYLSLQER; this is encoded by the exons ATGACTCTGGAGGAACTCGTTGGATGCAATATCACTGAGAAAAA GATGGAGACCGTGAATCAAGCACTAGAAGAGCTGCTGGTGGCAGCGCAGCAACAAGACTGCCTGACTGTGGGAGTCTACGAGTCTGCAAAGCTAATGAATGT TGAtcctgacagtgttgtgttgtgtgttctggCGACTGACGAGGATGTCATTCCACTGCAGATTCACTTCACGCTCATCCAAGCCTTCTGTTGCGACAACGACATCAACATACTGCGTGTCTCCGGCATGAGGCGCCTCGCTCAGGTTCTTGGCGAGCCAAGCACCGCTGACAGCAACGGCAACGAGCCCAATGATCTGCACTGCATCCTTGTCACT AACACCCAGTGCCAATCTCTGAAATGCCAAGCGTTGCAGGATGTCGGCAACTACTGCGAGGAGAGTCGCTGCAAGAACCAATGGGTACCTTACCTGTCCCTGCAGGAGCGCTGA